The following proteins are co-located in the Microbacterium sp. Clip185 genome:
- a CDS encoding FAD-binding oxidoreductase, whose product MTASVVDLLREALGDRVDTTEAALEAVRADKSGHAAQGRALAVVHAECIEDVQAVLRIAHATGTPVVPRGAGTGLAGGANAGDGRIALSLARMNRILEIRPDDLLAIVEPGIVNADLNAELARHGVWWAPDPASRAISTVGGNIATGAGGLLCAKYGVVRDAVLGVDVVLADGELVRLGHRSVKGVTGLDLTSLMIGSEGTLGVVVGATLKLRRLVAGQTRTLTASFTDVRAAAAGAAAVTASGVQPAIMELMDAASLAAVHALLSLRAPAGTESLLTVQTDGPTAADDAAQIAHVLERVGGRVRVAVDEAEGEALLHVRRSLHPAMERLGTTLIEDVSVPRSALPAMFDEIVRIEGDYGLTIPTVAHAGDGNLHPNFVFEGPEVPDVVWRAADDLFRSALRLGGTLTGEHGIGVLKRRWLRDELGARQWELQRDIKRLFDPTGILNPGVVFAD is encoded by the coding sequence ATGACCGCGTCGGTCGTCGACCTGCTGCGCGAGGCGCTCGGCGACCGGGTCGACACGACTGAGGCCGCGCTCGAGGCAGTCCGCGCCGACAAGTCCGGGCACGCAGCCCAAGGCCGCGCCCTCGCCGTCGTGCACGCCGAGTGCATCGAGGACGTACAGGCCGTGCTGCGCATCGCGCACGCCACCGGCACCCCGGTCGTGCCTCGCGGCGCCGGTACCGGCCTCGCGGGCGGCGCGAACGCGGGCGACGGCCGGATCGCCCTGTCGCTCGCGCGGATGAACCGCATCCTCGAGATCCGCCCCGACGACCTCCTCGCCATCGTGGAGCCGGGCATCGTCAACGCCGACCTCAACGCCGAGCTCGCCCGCCACGGCGTGTGGTGGGCCCCCGACCCGGCCAGCCGCGCGATCTCGACCGTGGGCGGCAACATCGCCACCGGTGCAGGCGGGCTGCTGTGCGCCAAGTACGGCGTCGTACGCGATGCGGTCCTCGGCGTCGATGTCGTCCTCGCGGACGGCGAGCTCGTGCGCCTCGGCCATCGCAGCGTGAAGGGCGTCACCGGCCTGGATCTGACCTCGCTCATGATCGGATCGGAGGGAACGCTCGGGGTCGTCGTGGGCGCCACGCTCAAGCTGCGGCGTCTGGTCGCCGGGCAGACGCGCACGCTCACCGCATCCTTCACCGACGTGCGCGCCGCAGCCGCGGGCGCGGCCGCCGTCACCGCCTCTGGCGTGCAACCGGCGATCATGGAGCTCATGGATGCGGCGAGCCTCGCCGCCGTCCACGCCCTCCTCTCCCTTCGCGCGCCCGCCGGTACCGAGAGCCTGCTGACCGTGCAGACCGACGGCCCCACGGCCGCCGACGACGCCGCGCAGATCGCACACGTGCTCGAGCGGGTGGGCGGCCGGGTGCGTGTGGCCGTGGACGAGGCGGAGGGCGAGGCACTGCTGCACGTGCGGCGGTCGCTGCATCCGGCGATGGAACGCCTCGGCACGACGCTCATCGAAGACGTCTCGGTGCCGCGATCCGCACTGCCGGCGATGTTCGACGAGATCGTGCGGATCGAGGGCGACTACGGACTCACGATTCCCACGGTGGCGCACGCGGGTGACGGGAACCTCCACCCGAACTTCGTCTTCGAGGGCCCCGAGGTGCCCGACGTCGTCTGGCGCGCGGCCGACGACCTGTTCCGTTCCGCGCTGCGGCTCGGCGGCACACTCACCGGCGAGCACGGCATCGGTGTTCTCAAGCGACGATGGCTGCGCGACGAGCTCGGCGCACGCCAGTGGGAGCTGCAGCGCGACATCAAACGGCTGTTCGATCCCACCGGCATCCTGAATCCCGGCGTCGTCTTCGCCGACTGA
- the nagB gene encoding glucosamine-6-phosphate deaminase, with amino-acid sequence MAEVVIVASKEEGGAIVADEIVRLIRMREDAVLGLATGSTPLPVYEALRERIGDLDVSRVRGFALDEYVGLDPSHPESYRSVIAREVVEPLGLDPARIHVPDGREAGIATAGEEYERAIRDAGGVDLQILGIGTDGHIGFNEPGSSFASRTRVKTLTAQTREDNARFFADASEVPRHCITQGLGTILEARHLVLLAFGQEKADAVAGALEGPVTAMVPGSAVQLHPHVTVVVDEAAASRLRLADYYRASWEGKPDWQGL; translated from the coding sequence GTGGCTGAAGTGGTCATCGTCGCATCGAAGGAAGAGGGCGGCGCGATCGTCGCCGACGAGATCGTCCGGCTGATCCGGATGCGGGAGGACGCCGTTCTCGGGCTCGCCACGGGCTCCACGCCGCTGCCCGTGTACGAGGCGCTGCGCGAGCGCATCGGTGATCTCGACGTGTCGCGGGTGCGCGGCTTCGCGCTCGACGAGTACGTCGGCTTGGATCCCTCGCACCCCGAGAGCTACCGCTCGGTGATCGCCCGCGAGGTGGTCGAACCGCTGGGCCTGGACCCTGCCCGCATCCACGTGCCGGACGGCCGCGAGGCGGGGATCGCCACGGCGGGCGAGGAGTACGAGCGTGCGATCCGGGACGCGGGCGGTGTGGACCTGCAGATCCTGGGGATCGGCACCGACGGGCACATCGGGTTCAACGAACCCGGCTCGTCGTTCGCCTCCCGCACCCGCGTGAAGACCCTGACCGCGCAGACCAGGGAGGACAACGCCCGCTTCTTCGCGGATGCCTCCGAGGTGCCGCGGCACTGCATCACGCAGGGTCTCGGCACGATCCTCGAAGCCCGGCACCTCGTGCTCCTCGCCTTCGGGCAGGAGAAGGCGGATGCGGTCGCCGGGGCTCTCGAGGGACCGGTCACGGCGATGGTTCCCGGGTCGGCGGTCCAGCTGCATCCGCACGTCACCGTCGTCGTGGACGAGGCCGCCGCATCCCGTCTGCGCCTTGCCGACTACTACCGCGCCAGCTGGGAAGGAAAGCCCGACTGGCAGGGTCTGTGA
- the nagA gene encoding N-acetylglucosamine-6-phosphate deacetylase — protein sequence MSVIVHSARIVDGGRETPDGWVRWEAGRITHRGTGEGWRERSGDEVLVDARAAAGPDAVLTPGFIDLHGHGGGGHSYEDGPDAVRAARTLHLAHGTTRAVLSLATATLSDLADRLETIAKLTRTDPDILGSHLEGPFLAPSHRGAHAGDLLRAPDPESLEMLLAAGDGTVRQVTLAPELPGGLDAVRRIVDAGVVAAVGHTAADAALATAAFDAGASVLTHAFNAMPGLHHRSPGPVGAALADDRVVLEIIADGVHLHPDIVRIAASAAAGRVALVTDAMAAAGAADGSYRLGALDVEVAGGVAHVVGTDTIAGSTLTQDAALRVTVGAGVPLAVAVRALTETPARVLGREDLGTLEPGRLADAVLLTADLRVARVWLAGEPA from the coding sequence GTGAGCGTGATCGTGCACTCGGCGCGGATCGTCGACGGCGGCCGCGAGACGCCGGACGGCTGGGTGAGGTGGGAGGCCGGCCGCATCACCCATCGGGGCACGGGCGAGGGCTGGCGGGAGCGCTCGGGCGACGAGGTGCTGGTCGATGCGCGCGCCGCGGCGGGCCCGGACGCGGTGCTCACACCCGGATTCATCGACCTGCACGGGCATGGCGGCGGCGGCCACTCCTACGAAGACGGACCGGATGCGGTCCGCGCCGCCCGGACACTGCACCTCGCGCACGGCACGACTCGCGCCGTCCTGTCGCTCGCCACGGCGACGCTCAGCGACCTCGCCGACCGGCTCGAGACGATCGCGAAGCTCACCCGCACCGATCCGGACATCCTGGGCTCGCATCTGGAGGGCCCGTTCCTCGCGCCGAGCCACCGGGGTGCGCACGCCGGGGATCTGCTGCGCGCGCCCGACCCGGAATCGCTGGAAATGCTGCTGGCGGCCGGCGACGGCACGGTGCGCCAGGTGACGCTCGCGCCCGAGCTTCCCGGCGGCCTCGACGCCGTCCGGCGGATCGTCGACGCAGGTGTCGTCGCCGCCGTCGGTCATACCGCAGCCGACGCCGCCCTCGCAACCGCGGCCTTCGATGCCGGGGCGAGCGTGCTGACGCACGCGTTCAACGCGATGCCGGGGCTCCACCACCGCTCCCCCGGGCCGGTGGGGGCGGCGCTCGCGGACGACCGCGTCGTGCTGGAGATCATCGCCGACGGCGTGCACCTGCATCCCGACATCGTGCGCATCGCCGCATCCGCTGCCGCGGGGCGCGTCGCGCTCGTGACCGACGCGATGGCCGCCGCCGGTGCCGCCGACGGCTCGTACCGCCTGGGCGCGCTCGATGTGGAGGTCGCGGGCGGCGTCGCGCATGTGGTCGGGACCGACACGATCGCCGGTTCCACTCTCACCCAGGATGCAGCGCTGCGCGTCACCGTCGGGGCGGGGGTTCCTCTGGCGGTGGCCGTGCGGGCGCTCACCGAGACCCCCGCGCGCGTGCTCGGACGGGAGGATCTCGGAACCCTCGAGCCGGGGCGCCTCGCCGACGCGGTGCTGCTGACCGCAGACCTGCGCGTCGCCAGGGTGTGGCTGGCCGGCGAACCGGCCTGA
- a CDS encoding bifunctional methylenetetrahydrofolate dehydrogenase/methenyltetrahydrofolate cyclohydrolase, with product MTAITLDGVRTAAAIKEELTARVATLAERGVVPGIATVLVGADPASQLYVGMKHKQSVAIGMNSIQRELPADATQEDVEALIDELNADPTCHGYIVQLPLPKHLDTDRILERIDPDKDADGLHPTNLGRLVLNVNTPITSPLPCTPRGVIELLQRNGYNLAGKHVVVVGRGVTIGRSIGLLLTRRDINATVTLTHTGTEDLPFHLAQADVVVAAAGVKHLVRAEHLRAGAAVLDVGVTRETHPETGKSIVYGDVHPDVVEVAGYVSPNPGGVGPMTVALLLTNVVEAAERAAGL from the coding sequence ATGACCGCGATCACACTCGACGGCGTCCGCACCGCGGCCGCGATCAAGGAAGAACTCACCGCGCGCGTGGCGACGCTCGCCGAGCGTGGGGTGGTTCCCGGCATCGCCACGGTGCTGGTGGGGGCGGACCCCGCCTCGCAGCTGTACGTGGGCATGAAGCACAAGCAGTCCGTCGCGATCGGGATGAACTCGATCCAGCGGGAGCTGCCGGCGGACGCCACGCAGGAGGACGTCGAAGCGTTGATCGACGAGCTCAACGCCGACCCGACGTGCCACGGCTACATCGTGCAGCTGCCGCTGCCGAAGCACCTCGACACGGATCGCATCCTCGAGCGGATCGACCCCGACAAGGATGCCGACGGGCTGCACCCGACGAACCTCGGCCGCCTGGTGCTGAACGTGAACACCCCGATCACCTCGCCGCTGCCGTGCACGCCGCGCGGTGTGATCGAGCTTCTGCAGCGCAATGGCTACAACCTGGCGGGCAAGCATGTCGTGGTCGTCGGTCGTGGCGTCACGATCGGCCGCTCGATCGGGCTGCTGCTGACGCGCCGCGACATCAACGCCACAGTCACCCTGACCCACACCGGCACCGAAGACCTTCCCTTCCACCTCGCCCAGGCGGACGTCGTGGTCGCGGCCGCTGGCGTCAAGCACCTCGTCCGGGCGGAGCACCTGCGCGCCGGCGCCGCGGTGCTGGATGTCGGCGTCACGCGTGAGACGCATCCGGAGACGGGCAAGAGCATCGTCTACGGCGACGTGCACCCGGACGTCGTGGAGGTCGCCGGTTACGTGTCGCCGAACCCCGGCGGTGTAGGGCCCATGACCGTGGCCCTGCTGCTCACGAACGTCGTCGAGGCTGCGGAGCGCGCGGCGGGGCTCTGA
- a CDS encoding amidohydrolase family protein encodes MLTLHGARRILIDRRTERDGDLVLDDGAVSSSSDAAGERLDVSGCVVTPGLINAHHHLLQTGFRTLPATRGVPMRDWLPAMAAAYADAGIDASLTAATAAAGIAESLLSGVTTVADHQLNWPDPRRSPHPVDDTVAIARSVADAAAALGARLVFVRGSARDAPDAAEASARAIAAHFLAPDAGGVSADGMLQLAVGPAGVHSDGEETFRALGAVAREYGLRRRTQANEQVDTQIALERYGRRPLELLEEWGWLAPDVTIAHLCDVTEAEIERLAAAGVTATHAPGCDVQMGWGIAPVARMRDAGIRVGLGTSGGGSNDAGHLLADARLALQVSALVGPQLDARDVLEMATAEAAVGLGRSELGHLRPGAAADVCVWDVDAVADAGVADPVAGLLWTSPGRRPRHVIVAGRVVVRDYRLVQGDEREIAARLRGRVGR; translated from the coding sequence ATGCTCACCCTGCACGGCGCTCGCCGCATCCTCATCGATCGTCGGACCGAGCGCGACGGCGACCTCGTGCTCGACGACGGCGCAGTATCGTCGTCATCCGACGCGGCCGGCGAGCGGCTCGACGTGTCGGGCTGCGTCGTGACGCCGGGGCTCATCAATGCGCACCACCACCTCCTGCAGACGGGCTTTCGCACGCTGCCCGCGACCCGCGGCGTGCCGATGCGGGACTGGCTACCGGCCATGGCCGCCGCCTACGCGGACGCTGGGATCGACGCGTCCCTCACCGCCGCCACGGCGGCCGCGGGCATCGCCGAGTCGTTGCTGAGCGGGGTGACGACGGTGGCGGACCACCAGCTGAACTGGCCGGATCCGCGGCGCTCGCCGCATCCCGTCGACGACACGGTCGCGATCGCGCGGTCGGTGGCGGATGCGGCCGCCGCGCTCGGCGCCAGGCTGGTCTTCGTGCGCGGCTCGGCCCGCGACGCCCCCGATGCGGCGGAAGCGAGCGCGCGTGCCATCGCCGCTCACTTCCTCGCACCGGATGCGGGCGGGGTGAGCGCCGACGGCATGTTGCAGCTCGCGGTGGGGCCCGCGGGCGTGCACTCGGACGGTGAGGAGACTTTTCGGGCACTGGGCGCGGTCGCTCGCGAGTACGGCCTCCGCCGTCGCACGCAGGCGAACGAGCAGGTCGATACCCAGATCGCACTCGAACGGTACGGTCGGCGACCCTTGGAGCTGCTGGAGGAGTGGGGCTGGCTCGCGCCCGATGTCACGATCGCGCACCTCTGCGATGTGACCGAGGCGGAGATCGAGCGGCTGGCGGCGGCGGGCGTCACCGCGACCCACGCCCCCGGGTGCGATGTGCAGATGGGGTGGGGCATCGCGCCGGTGGCGCGGATGCGGGATGCCGGCATCCGCGTGGGCCTCGGAACCTCCGGCGGCGGCTCCAACGACGCCGGACACCTACTGGCCGACGCGCGACTGGCCCTGCAGGTGTCGGCGCTCGTGGGCCCGCAGCTCGACGCGCGCGACGTGCTCGAGATGGCGACGGCCGAGGCGGCGGTAGGTCTCGGCCGGTCTGAGCTGGGTCACCTGCGGCCGGGAGCGGCCGCGGACGTGTGCGTCTGGGATGTGGACGCGGTGGCGGATGCGGGTGTCGCGGACCCCGTGGCGGGATTGCTCTGGACGAGTCCCGGGCGCCGGCCTCGGCACGTCATCGTCGCGGGTCGTGTGGTCGTGCGCGACTACCGCCTCGTGCAGGGCGACGAACGCGAGATCGCGGCACGGCTGCGCGGACGGGTCGGTCGCTGA
- the glyA gene encoding serine hydroxymethyltransferase translates to MTDPYFNAPLAEVDPEIAQVLERELERQRGYLEMIASENFVPVSVLQSQGSVLTNKYAEGYPGRRYYGGCEEVDVAEELAIARAKSLFGAGFANVQPHSGASANAAVLHAIARPGDTLLGLSLDQGGHLTHGMKINFSGRLYNIVAYGVDPETSVIDMDEVHRLAVEHKPKVIIAGWSAYPRQLDFARFREIADEVGAYLWVDMAHFAGLVAAGVHPNPVPHAHVVSSTVHKTIGGPRSGFILTNDEDLAKKINTAVFPGQQGGPLMHVIAAKATAFKLAATPEFKERQERTVRGAAILADRLAQQDVKDAGIAVRSGGTDVHLVLVDLREAAIDGKQAEDLLHDIHITVNRNAVPNDPRPPMVTSGLRIGTPALATRGFGDAEFTEVADIIALALLPGADVEALRTRVAALTAAFPLYPDLQQ, encoded by the coding sequence ATGACCGACCCGTACTTCAACGCCCCGCTCGCAGAGGTCGACCCCGAGATCGCCCAGGTGCTCGAGCGCGAACTCGAGCGCCAGCGCGGCTACCTCGAGATGATCGCGTCCGAGAACTTCGTGCCCGTCTCGGTGCTGCAGTCGCAGGGCTCCGTGCTCACCAACAAGTACGCCGAGGGCTACCCCGGTCGCCGATACTACGGCGGCTGCGAAGAGGTGGATGTCGCGGAGGAGCTCGCGATCGCTCGCGCCAAGTCGCTGTTCGGCGCCGGCTTCGCCAACGTGCAGCCGCACTCCGGTGCCTCCGCCAACGCGGCGGTGCTGCACGCGATCGCCCGCCCCGGCGACACGCTGCTGGGTCTCTCGCTCGATCAGGGCGGTCACCTCACGCACGGCATGAAGATCAACTTTTCCGGCCGGCTGTACAACATCGTCGCCTACGGCGTCGACCCCGAGACCAGTGTCATCGACATGGACGAGGTGCACCGTCTCGCCGTCGAGCACAAGCCGAAGGTCATCATCGCCGGCTGGTCCGCCTACCCGCGCCAGCTCGACTTCGCGCGCTTCCGCGAGATCGCCGACGAGGTCGGCGCGTACCTCTGGGTCGACATGGCGCACTTCGCTGGCCTCGTCGCCGCGGGTGTGCACCCGAACCCGGTTCCGCACGCGCACGTCGTCTCCTCGACCGTGCACAAGACGATCGGCGGCCCCCGCTCGGGCTTCATCCTCACGAACGACGAGGATCTCGCCAAGAAGATCAACACCGCGGTCTTCCCCGGCCAGCAGGGCGGTCCGCTCATGCACGTGATCGCCGCCAAGGCGACCGCGTTCAAGCTCGCCGCGACCCCCGAGTTCAAGGAGCGCCAGGAGCGCACCGTCCGGGGTGCGGCGATCCTGGCCGACCGGCTCGCGCAGCAGGACGTGAAGGATGCCGGCATCGCGGTGCGCTCGGGCGGCACCGACGTGCACCTCGTGCTCGTCGATCTCCGCGAGGCGGCCATCGACGGCAAGCAGGCCGAGGACCTCCTGCACGACATCCACATCACGGTCAACCGCAACGCGGTGCCCAACGACCCGCGTCCGCCGATGGTCACCTCGGGTCTGCGCATCGGCACGCCGGCGCTCGCCACCCGCGGGTTCGGCGACGCAGAGTTCACCGAGGTCGCCGACATCATCGCGCTCGCGCTGCTGCCCGGCGCCGACGTCGAGGCGCTGCGCACCCGCGTCGCAGCTCTGACCGCCGCGTTCCCGCTGTACCCCGACCTGCAGCAGTGA
- a CDS encoding family 20 glycosylhydrolase, giving the protein MSTGLVPRPTSVALGNGAFAVTDAVSITGDPDAVALLISRLHRRTGFSIAQATDAPIRLRIDGEGAAESYRLAIDTEAVELTASDAAGLQHGVHTLLQLLAPTRQGWVWPAVVIDDAPRFAHRGLMLDVARHFFAVDVVERLLDRMAELKLNVLHLHLSDDQGWRLALDSRPRLAEHASDSATLGDAGGCYSRADWQRILDAAASRHIAVIPEFDVPGHTHAVGLAYPEIARPPALTPELEETAAEFGGGLPVAGQPYTGFGVGFSSLRIGDAETSTFLRDVFTELAELTPGPYLHIGGDEALGTSRDDYDAAIAEVTALVTSLGKTPVAWHEAGSATHLAGGTIGQYWGFLRPVDGADEKARGFVERGGRLILSPADAVYLDMKDSADCPLGLTWANGPTPLRRAYDWEPSEVVSGIREEEILGVEAALWTETIRTEEDIQQMVFPRLAAAAEVAWSPGASRSWESFRERLADLATRWEADGLTYRRIDGVPWR; this is encoded by the coding sequence ATGTCAACCGGCCTCGTCCCGCGACCGACGTCCGTGGCCCTCGGTAACGGCGCGTTCGCGGTGACGGATGCGGTCTCGATCACCGGCGACCCGGATGCGGTCGCCCTCCTGATCTCGCGACTGCACAGACGCACGGGTTTCTCGATCGCCCAGGCCACTGACGCCCCCATCCGCCTGCGCATCGATGGCGAAGGCGCCGCGGAGTCCTATCGACTGGCCATCGATACCGAAGCGGTGGAACTCACCGCATCCGATGCCGCAGGCCTGCAGCACGGCGTCCACACCCTGCTGCAACTGCTGGCGCCGACCCGGCAGGGATGGGTGTGGCCGGCCGTGGTAATCGATGACGCACCGCGCTTCGCCCACCGCGGGCTGATGCTCGACGTCGCCCGGCACTTCTTCGCCGTCGACGTCGTCGAGCGCCTCCTCGATCGGATGGCGGAGCTCAAACTCAACGTGCTCCACCTGCACCTCAGCGACGATCAGGGGTGGCGACTCGCGCTCGATTCGCGACCGCGACTGGCCGAGCACGCCTCCGATTCGGCGACCCTGGGCGATGCGGGCGGCTGCTACTCGCGCGCCGACTGGCAGCGGATCCTGGATGCGGCGGCCTCGCGTCACATCGCGGTGATTCCCGAGTTCGACGTGCCTGGACACACGCACGCCGTGGGGCTCGCGTACCCCGAGATCGCCCGGCCTCCCGCCCTCACCCCCGAGCTCGAGGAGACGGCCGCGGAGTTCGGTGGCGGCCTGCCCGTCGCGGGGCAGCCCTACACGGGCTTCGGCGTCGGCTTCTCGTCCCTGCGGATCGGCGATGCCGAGACGAGCACGTTCCTGCGCGACGTGTTCACCGAGCTGGCCGAGCTCACTCCCGGCCCCTACCTGCACATCGGCGGCGACGAGGCCCTCGGCACCTCGCGCGACGACTACGACGCGGCGATCGCGGAGGTGACCGCGCTCGTGACCTCGCTCGGCAAGACCCCCGTCGCCTGGCACGAAGCGGGCAGCGCCACGCACCTCGCGGGCGGAACGATCGGGCAGTACTGGGGCTTCCTGCGCCCCGTGGACGGCGCCGACGAAAAGGCCCGCGGCTTCGTCGAGCGCGGCGGACGCCTCATCCTCTCCCCCGCCGACGCGGTGTACCTCGACATGAAGGACAGCGCCGACTGCCCCCTCGGTCTCACCTGGGCGAACGGCCCGACCCCGCTGCGGCGCGCGTACGACTGGGAGCCGAGCGAGGTCGTCTCCGGCATCCGTGAGGAGGAGATCCTCGGCGTCGAGGCAGCGCTGTGGACGGAGACGATCCGCACGGAGGAGGACATCCAGCAAATGGTGTTCCCTCGCCTCGCCGCCGCCGCCGAGGTGGCGTGGTCGCCGGGTGCATCCCGGTCGTGGGAGAGCTTCCGCGAGCGCCTGGCGGATCTCGCGACGCGGTGGGAAGCCGACGGGCTCACCTATCGCCGGATCGACGGCGTGCCGTGGCGGTGA
- a CDS encoding adenosylhomocysteinase, whose product MSSSRYPTMPAPGLDWAETHMPLTRAAVHELAPVFRGLRISMCLHVEPKTAALVRLLAAAGADISLTGSPGTTRDDTVDDLRRAGVTVHAARDDAAPRVADVLAHDPHLILDNGGDLFLAVLDGYPTPSLIGGTEETTTGGILLRRRADAVRHPVIVINDSPLKLLVENRFGVGQSVVQGFMNATNLMIPGARATVLGYGPCGRGTAQTLRQLGALVTVVDTDPYRALEASLEGFIVADTPRALSNAQLLFLATGAPGVVGAAEIAQLPDGVCIAGVGHHAWEMELAALGSPVASEAYHASYATADGRTIHVIADNRMVNLVAGLGNPIEAMDLGLTLQARSLAAVAQGLAENGVHGVPEDIDRRVARDFLAVRTA is encoded by the coding sequence ATGTCTTCTTCTCGCTACCCCACCATGCCCGCGCCCGGCCTCGACTGGGCCGAGACGCACATGCCCCTGACCCGCGCCGCCGTCCACGAGCTCGCACCCGTGTTCCGCGGGCTCCGCATCTCGATGTGCCTGCACGTCGAACCCAAGACCGCCGCCCTCGTCCGGCTGCTCGCCGCCGCCGGGGCGGACATCTCCCTCACCGGCTCCCCCGGGACGACGCGCGACGACACGGTGGACGACCTTCGCCGCGCGGGGGTCACCGTACACGCGGCGCGCGATGACGCAGCTCCCCGCGTCGCCGATGTGCTTGCACACGACCCCCACCTCATCCTCGACAACGGCGGGGACCTCTTCCTCGCCGTGCTCGACGGATACCCCACCCCGAGCCTCATCGGTGGCACCGAGGAGACCACGACAGGCGGCATCCTCCTGCGCCGCCGCGCGGACGCTGTGCGCCATCCGGTCATCGTCATCAACGACAGCCCACTCAAGCTGCTCGTCGAGAACCGATTCGGGGTCGGCCAGTCGGTCGTTCAGGGCTTCATGAACGCCACGAACCTCATGATCCCCGGGGCGAGAGCCACCGTGCTCGGCTATGGCCCGTGCGGCCGGGGCACCGCCCAGACGCTGCGCCAGCTCGGCGCGCTCGTGACGGTCGTCGATACCGACCCCTACCGAGCGCTGGAGGCGTCGCTCGAGGGATTCATCGTCGCCGACACGCCTCGCGCACTGTCCAACGCGCAGCTGCTCTTTCTCGCCACCGGCGCTCCCGGGGTGGTGGGCGCCGCCGAAATCGCGCAGCTGCCCGACGGCGTGTGCATCGCGGGCGTCGGCCACCACGCCTGGGAGATGGAGCTCGCAGCCCTCGGCTCACCCGTGGCGTCGGAGGCGTACCACGCGAGCTACGCGACAGCCGACGGTCGGACGATCCACGTCATCGCCGACAACCGGATGGTGAATCTCGTCGCCGGGCTCGGTAACCCGATCGAGGCGATGGATCTCGGCCTCACTCTGCAGGCGCGCTCCCTCGCGGCCGTGGCGCAGGGTCTCGCCGAGAACGGCGTGCACGGCGTCCCGGAGGACATCGATCGGCGAGTGGCTCGCGACTTCCTCGCTGTGCGGACCGCCTGA
- a CDS encoding YrdB family protein — MSTPSSAPLPAGTRPALSALDVVAFLCEIGGIVALAIWGFATWEFPWNLVVGILTPAAAIVLWALFVSPRAVFAVHPFVRAIAELLVYAAATAALWSLGLTWIGIAYAVVAVTVGLVVGRRRFA; from the coding sequence GTGAGCACCCCTTCGTCCGCGCCCCTGCCCGCGGGCACGCGCCCCGCACTGTCCGCCCTCGACGTGGTGGCGTTCCTGTGCGAGATCGGCGGCATCGTCGCCCTGGCGATCTGGGGCTTCGCGACGTGGGAGTTCCCCTGGAACCTCGTGGTGGGCATCCTGACCCCCGCCGCAGCCATCGTGCTGTGGGCGCTGTTCGTCTCGCCGCGCGCCGTCTTCGCGGTGCACCCCTTCGTGCGCGCCATCGCGGAACTGCTCGTCTACGCCGCCGCGACTGCCGCCCTGTGGTCGCTCGGTCTCACCTGGATCGGCATCGCGTACGCGGTCGTCGCCGTCACAGTGGGCCTCGTCGTCGGACGCCGCCGCTTCGCATGA